In Synergistaceae bacterium, the DNA window ATACTGGATTGGAGATCCTCCGCGTCGCTTCAAGGAGAGATACTATAAGCAGGAACCCCATAATAAGGTCTGTCCGGGTTGGCAGCCCTGCTCTCGTTGTAAGGTCATTAAAGAAGACCACAAGATACATTGCGGCAGCAATGCCGATCCCCGCAAGAATGAAATCATAGAACGGGATCCCTGAAGTTTTTGACTGTTTCGATGTCGCAGGATAAAGAAGAAATACCAGGCAAAGGGTAAATGCCAGATGGACAGCTCCCTGTTTCTGCGCGAGAAGAAGACCGAACCCAGACGTATAAAAGTGAAAACATGACATCGCTATTGCTATTATCATCACCAGTTTGCCCTGCCAGCCGGTAAGCGCCCTGAAACGGGCCTCTGTATCATACTTCCGCATGAGGTCTTCTATATCTATTACCTGACTCGCCTCCTGCGGGATCGGCGTTGTATTTAATTCTGTTTCACTCAATATAATTCCTCCCCCTCATGAAAACCTTTACATATTTGAAAAACAAAAAAAATAACGCACCGTATCTAATAATCGTTGATAACATAAAATCTGTCAAGAAAAAGTCAATGTTTATCAGGATCTGTTTTTATCTTAAATGCATTTGGCATCCTTGCAAATAGATACAGACCGTGAAGTTCCAAGCCTGTCTGCGCCTGCTCTGATCATTGCATTTGCCGCATCATAATCCCTTATCCCCCCTGAGGCCTTCACACCAAACCCGTATCCTACAGCAGCCCGTATCAAGGTTACATCTTCAACTGTGGCACCTCCTGCCGAGAAACCTGTTGATGTTTTTACAAAATGGGCTCCTGCTTCTTTAATGAGTCCGCATGCCTTTAATTTCTCATGTTCATTCAGCAGGCAGGTTTCTATAATGACCTTGACTTTACAATCAGGAACAGATCCCACAACCGCAGCAATATCTCCCTTCACATTGTCATAAAGTCCATCCTTAAGCCATGATAAGTTTATTACCATGTCTATTTCCATGGCTCCGTTCTGCATTGCAAGTCGTGATTCAAATGCCTTGCACTCCGTAGTGCTTGAACCCAGAGGGAACCCTACGACGCAGCAGACTCTTG includes these proteins:
- the deoC gene encoding deoxyribose-phosphate aldolase; translation: MLDLAHFIDHTNLNPDAREYDIRKLCSEAVDWGFASVCVNPCYVSLAAKLLAGSGARVCCVVGFPLGSSTTECKAFESRLAMQNGAMEIDMVINLSWLKDGLYDNVKGDIAAVVGSVPDCKVKVIIETCLLNEHEKLKACGLIKEAGAHFVKTSTGFSAGGATVEDVTLIRAAVGYGFGVKASGGIRDYDAANAMIRAGADRLGTSRSVSICKDAKCI